One window of the Haloarcula halobia genome contains the following:
- a CDS encoding transcription elongation factor Spt5: MGIYAVKTTASQERTVADMIINREEPDIHAALAPDSLTSYVMVEAGDIAVFDRILDEIPHANGVVQGESSIAEVEHFLSPKPDVEGIAEGDIVELIAGPFKGEKAQVQRIDEGKDQVTVELYEATVPIPVTVRGDQIRVLDSEER; this comes from the coding sequence ATGGGTATCTACGCTGTCAAGACCACCGCGAGCCAGGAACGCACCGTCGCCGACATGATAATCAACCGCGAGGAGCCGGACATCCACGCCGCACTGGCGCCGGACTCGCTGACCAGCTACGTGATGGTCGAGGCCGGCGACATCGCCGTCTTCGACCGCATCTTGGACGAGATTCCCCACGCCAACGGCGTGGTCCAGGGCGAGTCCTCCATCGCGGAAGTCGAGCACTTCCTCTCGCCGAAACCGGACGTCGAGGGCATCGCCGAGGGGGACATCGTCGAGCTCATCGCCGGCCCGTTCAAGGGCGAGAAGGCGCAGGTCCAGCGCATCGACGAGGGCAAAGACCAGGTCACCGTCGAGCTGTACGAGGCGACGGTCCCGATCCCCGTGACGGTCCGCGGGGACCAGATTCGGGTGCTGGATAGTGAAGAGCGCTGA